From Spirosoma aerolatum, one genomic window encodes:
- a CDS encoding class I SAM-dependent methyltransferase — protein sequence MQQIGLLLVISLVACGQQSAQQQTTTTRQADTTSVYQFRTPSRDGIGKVYQGREIAQVMGHLGAAWLERPEREQEERTDLLLKSLELKPTDVVADIGAGTGFFTFQMAPKLPNGKVIAVDIQPEMIAYLNQGKDKRKLTNVEPVLGTESDPKLKPSSIDLAILIDAYHEFSFPREMISHIATALKPGGRLVLVEYRAEDPAVPIKELHKLSIAQATKEMKAAGLRLLKSDDRLPQQHIMFFGR from the coding sequence ATGCAGCAGATAGGCCTTTTACTCGTTATTTCATTAGTCGCCTGTGGTCAGCAGTCGGCCCAACAGCAAACAACTACGACCAGACAGGCTGATACGACGTCGGTTTATCAGTTTCGCACGCCCAGCCGCGATGGTATCGGGAAGGTCTATCAGGGCCGCGAAATTGCGCAGGTGATGGGTCATCTGGGAGCCGCCTGGCTCGAACGCCCGGAGCGCGAACAGGAAGAACGAACCGACTTGCTTCTGAAATCGCTTGAGCTGAAACCGACCGATGTCGTTGCCGACATTGGTGCTGGAACCGGTTTTTTTACCTTTCAGATGGCCCCTAAGCTTCCCAACGGGAAGGTGATCGCCGTTGACATTCAGCCCGAAATGATTGCCTATCTGAATCAGGGAAAAGACAAACGCAAACTCACTAACGTGGAGCCTGTGCTGGGCACCGAATCAGATCCGAAACTAAAGCCCAGCAGCATCGATCTAGCTATCCTGATTGATGCCTACCACGAGTTTTCGTTCCCACGCGAAATGATTTCCCATATCGCAACGGCTCTAAAGCCTGGTGGCCGCCTGGTACTGGTTGAGTACCGGGCCGAAGACCCTGCTGTGCCTATCAAAGAACTGCATAAACTAAGCATCGCTCAGGCTACGAAGGAAATGAAAGCAGCCGGATTGCGATTGCTGAAAAGCGATGATCGCCTTCCGCAGCAGCATATCATGTTCTTTGGCCGCTAA
- a CDS encoding phage holin family protein, whose amino-acid sequence MNLILHLLLDAAVIFGLAYLMPQVDVKNFGTAILIALILGLLNFFIGWIIRFPLNLVTFFLLTGIVRIVVTALLLKLIDNFMDSFTIVGFWPALVIALAVAVAGTLIDRSAPTPEMVNSGYVVSVLSTLRVG is encoded by the coding sequence ATGAATCTCATTCTTCACTTACTACTCGATGCAGCTGTTATTTTCGGCTTAGCTTATTTAATGCCCCAGGTTGATGTTAAAAACTTCGGCACAGCCATATTGATTGCGCTGATCCTGGGTTTGCTAAATTTCTTTATCGGGTGGATTATCCGGTTTCCGCTCAATCTGGTTACGTTTTTTCTACTTACGGGTATCGTTCGGATTGTTGTGACAGCGTTACTACTCAAACTGATCGATAATTTTATGGATAGTTTCACCATTGTCGGATTCTGGCCTGCCTTGGTCATTGCCCTAGCCGTTGCTGTTGCCGGTACGCTTATCGACCGGTCGGCTCCAACGCCCGAAATGGTAAATTCAGGTTATGTGGTTTCGGTATTGTCGACTCTTCGGGTAGGCTAG
- a CDS encoding 3-keto-disaccharide hydrolase, which produces MYTYVSITGGISASLLALTLTFNANPVTTTTINSAGAYEAPAKKGPWETLFDGKTLKGWHTYLKTGQPISDKWTIDNGAIHLTAGGAGDLVTDKEYGNFELEIEWRIAEGGNSGIIYHVHEDPKYKATYQTGPEMQVLDNERHPDAKQGRDGNRTAGALYDLQKPITPNAAKPAGEWNKARLVIKDGHAEQFLNGKKIADYPTSGPEWDKMVSESKFKGWEGFGKYSTGHIALQDHGNKVWYRNIRIREL; this is translated from the coding sequence ATGTATACGTATGTATCGATAACAGGTGGTATTTCGGCCAGCCTGTTAGCCCTTACCCTGACTTTCAACGCAAATCCAGTCACCACCACAACGATAAACTCAGCGGGTGCCTATGAAGCACCTGCCAAAAAAGGTCCCTGGGAAACCCTGTTTGATGGAAAAACCTTGAAAGGCTGGCATACTTATCTAAAAACGGGTCAACCTATATCCGACAAATGGACGATCGATAATGGAGCTATTCACCTGACAGCTGGTGGCGCTGGCGATCTGGTCACGGACAAAGAATACGGCAATTTTGAGCTGGAAATCGAATGGAGAATTGCGGAAGGCGGTAACAGTGGCATTATTTACCACGTGCATGAAGATCCAAAATACAAAGCGACCTACCAAACAGGCCCTGAAATGCAGGTCTTAGACAACGAGCGCCATCCCGATGCCAAACAAGGCCGCGATGGTAACCGAACGGCTGGAGCACTTTATGATTTGCAAAAACCCATTACCCCGAATGCGGCCAAACCCGCTGGCGAGTGGAACAAAGCTCGATTGGTGATTAAAGATGGGCACGCCGAGCAATTCCTGAACGGTAAAAAAATTGCCGATTATCCAACCAGTGGTCCTGAGTGGGATAAAATGGTATCGGAGAGTAAATTCAAGGGCTGGGAAGGCTTTGGCAAGTATTCGACCGGCCATATCGCTCTGCAGGACCACGGGAATAAGGTCTGGTATCGCAACATCCGAATTCGAGAATTGTAA
- a CDS encoding lysylphosphatidylglycerol synthase transmembrane domain-containing protein: MNLKNILKYLISLAIAGGLLWFTFQQSHLDVGDLMHKISAADYRWVLLSGLFTIIAHWSRAERWRVLLEPVVTQRPTSLEATVSVLTGYLANMALPRAGEVARCGTLYRLSAVPVNVSFGTVVAERLFDLLMLILLLGATFVLEFDRLSQFFMEFLGGKLPKGSSGSSLLLLAGAVVLGGALLAWFLFNRYREALGKHPLYQKVSGFLKGLLDGLLSVRKLRRPGLFVAHTLLIWTMYYLMSYTLFFAMPATAGLGMLAGLTILVVGSLGMAAPTPGGIGSFHLLVGQVALLYGLTSQDGQILATFIHGVSAVMIIILGILALLVVLLRRNKTTNLSDVLDDPKAIKLER, encoded by the coding sequence ATGAATCTCAAAAATATACTTAAATACCTGATCTCGCTGGCCATTGCCGGGGGACTGCTCTGGTTTACGTTTCAGCAAAGCCATCTAGACGTCGGGGACCTGATGCATAAAATCAGTGCTGCCGATTACCGGTGGGTACTGCTGTCGGGCTTGTTTACCATTATTGCCCACTGGAGCCGGGCCGAACGCTGGCGGGTATTGCTGGAGCCGGTTGTAACACAACGGCCTACATCGCTGGAGGCTACGGTAAGTGTTTTAACGGGTTATCTGGCCAATATGGCGTTGCCACGGGCTGGTGAAGTTGCCCGTTGTGGAACCTTGTATCGCTTATCGGCAGTGCCTGTCAATGTGAGTTTTGGTACAGTCGTAGCTGAGCGATTGTTCGATCTGCTTATGCTGATCTTACTGCTGGGAGCCACATTTGTATTGGAGTTCGACCGACTGAGCCAGTTTTTTATGGAATTTCTGGGAGGAAAGCTTCCCAAAGGATCAAGTGGGTCGAGTCTGTTGTTGCTGGCAGGAGCGGTAGTGCTGGGTGGGGCGTTGTTGGCTTGGTTCTTATTCAACCGTTACCGTGAAGCGTTAGGCAAGCATCCCTTGTATCAGAAAGTCAGTGGATTTTTGAAAGGTCTCCTGGATGGTTTGTTGAGCGTTCGGAAGTTACGTCGGCCTGGCCTGTTTGTGGCCCATACCCTCCTTATCTGGACAATGTATTACCTGATGTCATATACCTTGTTCTTTGCTATGCCCGCTACGGCTGGGTTAGGTATGCTGGCCGGGCTAACGATTCTGGTGGTTGGCTCGCTGGGCATGGCGGCTCCTACACCGGGCGGTATTGGGTCTTTCCATTTGCTGGTTGGGCAGGTAGCGTTGTTATACGGATTAACGAGTCAGGATGGGCAGATACTGGCTACGTTTATTCACGGCGTGTCGGCTGTGATGATCATCATTCTGGGTATTCTGGCCTTGCTGGTTGTATTGCTTCGCCGGAACAAAACAACCAATTTGTCCGACGTACTCGACGATCCCAAAGCCATCAAGCTGGAGCGATAA
- a CDS encoding DUF4136 domain-containing protein, with the protein MKTYIGILFAVAAIAMAGCSSSRLFVEHDYSYEGHFKNYESFNFLECEFVDSTLLCSDIQDAIRHQMEARGYRVSNRSPNLLISYNIFRSDLRFRGYQQPVIKDWVVREDDDATYKRIDYNLDEGTLMISLIDAESYQVIWKGYASKMMRNQNFKNNYFKGIVRSIFDQYPLMAAAK; encoded by the coding sequence ATGAAAACGTACATCGGAATTCTGTTTGCAGTGGCCGCAATAGCTATGGCGGGGTGCTCATCGAGTAGACTGTTTGTGGAGCATGATTATAGCTACGAAGGTCATTTTAAAAATTACGAATCATTCAATTTCCTGGAGTGCGAATTCGTCGATTCGACCCTACTCTGCTCCGATATTCAGGATGCGATCCGGCACCAGATGGAAGCCCGTGGCTACCGAGTCAGCAACCGTAGCCCAAACCTCTTAATCTCGTACAACATTTTCCGTTCCGATCTGCGTTTCCGGGGCTATCAGCAGCCCGTTATTAAAGACTGGGTAGTTCGCGAAGACGACGACGCTACCTATAAGCGCATCGACTACAACCTGGACGAAGGCACGCTAATGATTTCGCTGATCGACGCCGAATCGTATCAGGTGATCTGGAAAGGTTATGCCTCCAAAATGATGCGCAATCAGAACTTTAAGAACAATTATTTCAAAGGCATCGTCCGGTCCATTTTCGACCAATACCCCCTCATGGCAGCCGCAAAGTAA
- the gldA gene encoding gliding motility-associated ABC transporter ATP-binding subunit GldA, with product MSIQVQNLTKQYNQQRAVNQISFSVQPGEIVGFLGPNGAGKSTTMKIATGYIQPTEGTVEVNGFDVRTQPMDVRRSVGYLPEHNPLYLDLYVKEYLRFAGSLHELRGGDLNRRISDMIELVGLGREQHKRIGQLSKGYRQRVGLAQALLHNPPVLILDEPTTGLDPNQLAEIRQVIRDAGRDKTVLFSTHIMQEVEAICDRVIIINRGKLVADGPLSQLRSASGGDHVVVVAEFEGELENPAVLTTLVGVEQVEPLGAGQYRISARPNTDLRATIFRLAADQNLTLVGLRQQENSLEGIFKELTK from the coding sequence ATGTCTATTCAGGTTCAGAATCTTACAAAACAATACAATCAGCAACGGGCTGTCAATCAGATTTCCTTTTCCGTACAGCCGGGCGAAATCGTCGGTTTTCTGGGGCCAAATGGGGCTGGGAAATCTACCACCATGAAAATCGCTACGGGGTATATTCAACCAACAGAAGGAACTGTAGAAGTTAATGGCTTCGATGTGCGTACACAGCCAATGGATGTTCGCCGAAGCGTTGGGTATTTGCCTGAACATAACCCGCTTTATCTTGATTTGTATGTAAAGGAATACCTGCGGTTTGCGGGGTCGTTACATGAGTTACGGGGGGGAGATTTAAACCGTCGGATTTCCGATATGATCGAGCTGGTTGGTCTTGGTCGGGAGCAGCACAAACGCATTGGGCAACTGTCGAAAGGATACCGTCAGCGGGTTGGTCTCGCCCAGGCGTTACTACACAATCCTCCCGTTTTGATACTGGATGAGCCGACAACAGGCCTTGATCCGAACCAGTTAGCCGAAATTCGGCAGGTGATTCGCGACGCCGGACGCGACAAAACGGTTCTGTTTTCGACCCATATCATGCAGGAGGTCGAAGCAATCTGCGACCGGGTGATTATCATTAATCGCGGAAAACTGGTGGCTGATGGGCCATTAAGCCAGCTCAGAAGTGCCTCGGGTGGCGACCATGTGGTGGTTGTGGCTGAGTTTGAAGGTGAGCTGGAAAATCCAGCCGTGCTAACTACCCTTGTTGGTGTGGAGCAGGTAGAGCCTTTAGGTGCGGGTCAATACCGAATCTCAGCTCGGCCCAATACTGATTTACGAGCTACCATTTTTCGACTCGCTGCCGACCAAAATCTGACCCTCGTCGGTCTCCGTCAGCAGGAAAATTCGCTGGAAGGAATTTTTAAGGAATTGACGAAGTAA
- a CDS encoding transposase: MHEPYRRRLPHIMPPGETLFITYRLHGTLPYHILTELLANHEHFLARQIEQSPDVPVDSIRKRWKGRYFLSIDSYLDKVGQETYSLINEPTADIIKESIHFRDGEQFDLHAYCIMPNHVHLLVTNNQQNRPFYGVIGSMKANSAKK; encoded by the coding sequence ATGCACGAACCCTATCGCCGACGTTTACCTCATATTATGCCTCCGGGCGAAACGTTGTTTATTACCTATCGCCTTCATGGCACCCTGCCTTATCACATTTTAACCGAGCTTCTGGCCAATCACGAACATTTTTTAGCCCGACAGATTGAGCAATCGCCTGATGTCCCTGTCGATTCTATTAGAAAACGCTGGAAAGGCCGGTATTTTTTATCAATAGACTCGTATCTGGATAAAGTTGGGCAAGAAACCTATTCTCTTATTAATGAGCCGACCGCTGATATTATTAAAGAATCTATCCATTTCAGAGATGGGGAACAGTTTGACCTTCATGCTTATTGCATTATGCCTAATCATGTCCATCTGTTGGTTACTAATAATCAGCAGAATAGACCATTTTATGGCGTTATAGGTAGTATGAAGGCGAATTCTGCCAAAAAATAA
- a CDS encoding amino acid permease, translating into MSIFRKKTVTQAIGDAGSGDSSHLMKVLGVRDLTSLGIAAIIGAGIFSTIGRASFNGGPAVSMLFVFTAIACVFTALSYAQFASTVPVSGSAYTYAYVSFGEIFAWIIGWALILEYAVSNMVVAISWSEYFTSMLSGFGVNFPGWLATDYGSAHRAFEEVQAARPAATVLPANVLALATAYDQAPSLGGLKIIMDLPAGLITVLITALVYIGIKESRNASNLLVLLKLCVIGLVIGVGVFYVKPANWSPFAPNGVKGVLSGVASVFFAFIGFDSISTTAEECRNPQRDLPRAMIYCLVICTILYVLITLVLTGMVNFKELGVDDPLAYVFQKLNLNFMAGIISVSAVVAITSALLAYQLGQPRIWMTMSRDGLLWPKFSEIHPKFRTPSFATIITGVLVAVPSLFLDMQFFIDLTSVGTFFAFILVCGGILFLDAKGISAQSKFRVPYVNGKYIIGLGFLLLFGYVVYSGGLMSSIAEKPLIAVFWLTWAVMSVLAFQKNFSLLPILGILTNLYLMTELGVTNWAIFVVWLVIGLVIYFSYGFRKSKLAQKELVV; encoded by the coding sequence ATGTCGATTTTTCGAAAAAAAACCGTCACACAAGCCATCGGCGATGCCGGTTCAGGCGACTCCAGCCACCTGATGAAAGTGCTTGGGGTTCGTGACTTAACCTCACTGGGTATTGCCGCTATTATAGGAGCTGGCATTTTCAGCACCATTGGCCGGGCTAGTTTCAACGGGGGACCAGCCGTATCGATGCTATTCGTTTTTACCGCTATTGCCTGCGTATTTACGGCGCTGAGCTATGCGCAGTTTGCCAGTACAGTGCCGGTGAGTGGTAGCGCATACACTTATGCTTATGTATCGTTCGGTGAAATTTTTGCCTGGATCATCGGCTGGGCGCTCATCCTCGAATATGCCGTATCGAACATGGTGGTGGCGATTTCCTGGTCGGAGTACTTTACATCCATGCTGTCAGGATTTGGGGTCAACTTCCCTGGTTGGCTCGCTACTGATTATGGATCAGCTCACCGAGCTTTCGAAGAAGTGCAGGCAGCTCGTCCAGCAGCTACAGTCCTTCCTGCCAATGTACTGGCACTGGCAACTGCCTACGATCAGGCGCCTTCGCTGGGTGGGTTAAAAATCATCATGGATTTACCGGCTGGACTCATCACGGTATTGATTACAGCCCTGGTGTACATTGGCATCAAAGAATCGAGAAATGCCAGTAATCTGTTAGTATTGCTGAAACTCTGCGTGATTGGGCTGGTAATTGGCGTCGGCGTGTTTTATGTAAAACCAGCCAACTGGTCGCCTTTTGCTCCGAATGGGGTGAAAGGGGTATTGAGTGGTGTAGCTTCGGTATTCTTTGCGTTTATCGGGTTCGACTCCATCTCGACTACGGCCGAAGAGTGCCGCAATCCGCAACGGGACCTGCCCCGCGCCATGATATACTGCCTGGTGATCTGTACCATTCTGTATGTTCTGATCACGCTGGTTTTAACGGGTATGGTGAATTTTAAAGAATTGGGTGTCGATGATCCGCTGGCCTATGTTTTCCAGAAACTGAACCTCAACTTCATGGCAGGCATTATTTCGGTCAGTGCTGTCGTAGCGATTACGAGCGCCCTGTTGGCTTATCAGCTAGGGCAACCACGCATCTGGATGACCATGAGCCGTGATGGGCTTCTATGGCCAAAATTCTCTGAAATTCATCCAAAATTCCGCACTCCCTCCTTTGCAACCATTATTACCGGCGTTCTGGTAGCCGTTCCGTCGCTGTTTCTGGATATGCAGTTTTTCATCGACCTAACCAGCGTGGGTACCTTCTTTGCGTTCATTCTGGTATGTGGCGGCATTTTGTTTCTGGATGCTAAAGGAATTTCCGCCCAGTCGAAATTCCGGGTTCCTTACGTAAATGGGAAATACATCATTGGACTTGGTTTCCTGCTGCTGTTCGGATACGTAGTCTACTCTGGAGGCTTGATGTCAAGCATTGCCGAAAAACCACTTATAGCTGTTTTCTGGCTTACCTGGGCAGTCATGTCGGTACTCGCTTTTCAGAAAAACTTCTCTCTATTGCCCATACTGGGCATTCTGACGAACCTCTACCTGATGACCGAACTAGGTGTTACGAACTGGGCGATTTTCGTGGTCTGGCTGGTAATTGGGCTGGTTATATACTTTTCGTACGGATTTCGGAAGAGCAAGTTAGCTCAGAAGGAATTGGTGGTCTAA
- the aroB gene encoding 3-dehydroquinate synthase, with protein sequence MSTVTIAPIAESLPAFLDAHNFSAIAVIVDNHTFRFCYPELKALLPKHTLVRIKAGEEQKHIATCELIWDALTRANFDRHALVLNLGGGVIGDMGGFCAATYKRGIAFAQIPTTLLAQVDASVGGKLGIDFNGFKNHIGVFKLPDAVLIEPHFLTTLPERELRSGFAEIIKHCLIADAAMWEEIRRRDLDEQDWPRLVAHSVAVKQRVVEQDPTEKGLRKILNFGHTIGHAVETYFLTQPRKRLLHGEAIAVGMITEAFIAFQKKMIDQSLLTATEEYIFSVYGNVKLNDEDIDPILALTLQDKKNRGRDVRMALLDGPGSCAFDVSVTSAEMRRGLDFYRGINKN encoded by the coding sequence ATGTCAACCGTAACCATTGCCCCAATCGCCGAAAGCCTGCCTGCTTTCCTCGACGCACACAATTTTTCGGCCATTGCCGTCATTGTCGATAACCACACCTTTCGTTTCTGCTACCCCGAGCTGAAAGCTCTGCTACCCAAGCACACGCTGGTTCGGATCAAAGCCGGAGAGGAACAAAAACACATTGCCACCTGCGAACTGATCTGGGACGCTCTGACCCGTGCCAATTTCGATCGTCATGCGCTGGTGCTAAACCTCGGTGGGGGCGTTATTGGCGATATGGGTGGGTTTTGTGCGGCTACCTACAAGCGGGGCATTGCCTTTGCCCAGATACCCACTACCCTACTGGCACAGGTCGACGCCAGCGTAGGTGGCAAACTCGGCATTGATTTCAACGGCTTTAAAAATCATATTGGTGTATTCAAATTACCCGATGCCGTACTTATCGAACCCCATTTCCTAACGACCTTACCTGAGCGGGAGCTTCGTTCGGGCTTTGCCGAAATTATCAAACACTGCCTGATTGCCGATGCCGCGATGTGGGAAGAAATCCGCCGACGCGACCTGGACGAGCAGGACTGGCCCCGATTGGTTGCTCATTCGGTAGCCGTAAAACAACGCGTCGTTGAACAGGACCCGACCGAAAAAGGCCTGCGTAAGATTCTGAACTTTGGGCATACCATCGGCCACGCTGTCGAAACCTACTTTCTGACGCAGCCCCGCAAGCGATTATTACACGGCGAAGCCATCGCTGTAGGCATGATTACAGAGGCTTTTATCGCTTTTCAGAAAAAAATGATCGATCAATCGCTATTGACCGCAACCGAAGAGTACATATTTTCCGTATATGGTAATGTTAAACTGAACGACGAAGATATTGATCCGATTTTGGCGCTGACGTTACAGGACAAGAAAAACCGGGGGCGCGATGTTCGAATGGCCTTACTCGATGGACCCGGTAGTTGTGCCTTTGATGTATCGGTAACGAGTGCTGAAATGCGCCGTGGACTGGATTTTTACCGGGGGATAAACAAGAATTAA
- a CDS encoding zinc metallopeptidase, which produces MILIFGASAFVSWRLRSKFNEYSQIGLSNGLSGAEVAQKMLNENGIYDVRVVSVEGMLTDHYNPQEKTVNLSADVYYGRSVAAAAVAAHECGHAVQHKLAYGPLQFRSAMVPVLTVSSQYMQWVLLAGVLLLRTTPIPLAIGVAMFALTTLFSFITLPVEFDASRRALAWIQNRGVVNQREYGFAKDALWWAAMTYVVAALGSLATLLYYASLLLGGRRSD; this is translated from the coding sequence ATGATTCTCATTTTCGGCGCTAGCGCATTTGTGAGCTGGCGTTTACGAAGCAAATTCAATGAATATTCACAAATTGGTCTGAGCAACGGCCTGAGCGGAGCCGAAGTGGCTCAAAAAATGCTCAACGAGAATGGCATCTATGATGTCCGGGTCGTTTCGGTCGAAGGTATGCTGACTGACCACTATAACCCGCAGGAGAAAACGGTTAACCTCAGCGCCGACGTGTATTACGGACGAAGCGTAGCGGCTGCGGCTGTTGCGGCTCACGAATGTGGGCACGCTGTTCAGCATAAACTGGCCTATGGACCGTTGCAATTCCGTTCAGCTATGGTGCCAGTGCTAACTGTATCCTCTCAGTATATGCAGTGGGTACTGCTGGCAGGGGTTTTACTGTTGCGCACCACACCTATCCCGCTGGCGATTGGGGTGGCGATGTTTGCCCTGACCACCCTGTTTAGCTTTATCACGTTGCCCGTAGAGTTCGATGCCAGCCGTCGGGCTTTGGCCTGGATTCAGAATCGGGGAGTTGTTAATCAGCGTGAATACGGATTCGCCAAAGATGCGCTCTGGTGGGCTGCTATGACCTACGTAGTGGCTGCTCTGGGCTCACTAGCTACGCTGCTCTATTATGCAAGTTTATTGCTGGGCGGCCGTCGTAGTGACTAA
- the rfaE2 gene encoding D-glycero-beta-D-manno-heptose 1-phosphate adenylyltransferase, translating to MTESKILTREEAIRQADQWRAEGQQIVFTNGCFDIVHLGHIDYLEKARSLGDKLILGLNTDASVSCIKGPLRPVVNEYARARLMAALEFVDAVTLFGEDTPLQLIEAVKPDVLVKGNDYSVATIVGADFVLGHGGRVETIELVPGYSTTKLIERIKQSY from the coding sequence ATGACTGAATCTAAAATTCTTACGCGTGAAGAAGCTATTCGGCAGGCCGACCAGTGGCGAGCCGAAGGGCAGCAGATTGTGTTTACCAATGGCTGTTTCGACATTGTTCATTTAGGGCATATCGACTATCTGGAAAAAGCCCGGAGTCTGGGCGATAAGCTGATTTTAGGGCTGAATACCGATGCGTCGGTAAGTTGTATTAAAGGCCCACTTCGTCCAGTTGTGAATGAGTATGCCCGCGCCCGGCTGATGGCTGCACTCGAATTTGTTGATGCCGTAACGTTGTTTGGTGAAGATACTCCTCTCCAACTAATCGAAGCCGTGAAGCCTGATGTTCTGGTCAAAGGCAACGATTACTCTGTAGCGACCATCGTAGGGGCTGATTTTGTATTGGGGCATGGTGGCCGTGTCGAAACTATAGAACTGGTTCCCGGCTATTCTACGACCAAGCTCATCGAACGGATTAAGCAGAGCTATTAG
- the moeB gene encoding molybdopterin-synthase adenylyltransferase MoeB, translated as METTTLVPSEQQRYQKHLNLPELGSAGQLKLKNAHVLVVGAGGLGCPVLLYLTAAGVGRIGVIDPDAVDLSNLQRQVLYTTDEIGKPKAKVAVSHLKRLNPELRFDTYTMALDISNARSIIEAYDIVVDCTDNFKVRYLVNDICVTLGKPFVYGAIHRFEGQVAVLNADLGDGKRGPTYRCLFPDYPNEIEIPNCNVTGVLGVLPGVIGTYQANEVIKLITGIGNGLTEQLLMIDLLSMNQQKIKTKRRADADELARQGLTSASTRSNPGDLGPQKMTVQELSDRLALGEAMFLLDVRERPEYDLCHLEGAVLIPVGMIPNNRKRIPTDRPVVIYCHHGIRSANVAQYLYAQDGMTNLYNLDGGINAWAREIEPEMAVY; from the coding sequence ATGGAAACAACAACGCTAGTGCCTTCCGAACAACAACGTTATCAGAAACACTTAAATTTACCCGAACTCGGATCCGCTGGACAGCTAAAGCTTAAGAATGCTCATGTACTTGTGGTTGGGGCTGGAGGCCTTGGATGCCCGGTATTGCTGTATCTGACAGCGGCTGGTGTAGGACGAATTGGGGTGATTGACCCGGATGCCGTGGATCTGAGCAATCTGCAACGGCAGGTGCTCTATACAACCGATGAAATTGGCAAACCGAAAGCCAAAGTGGCCGTAAGTCATTTGAAGCGACTCAATCCCGAGCTTCGGTTCGATACGTATACGATGGCTCTGGATATTAGCAATGCCCGGTCGATTATCGAAGCCTATGACATCGTGGTTGATTGTACGGATAATTTTAAAGTTCGCTACCTGGTCAATGACATCTGCGTGACGTTAGGTAAACCATTTGTCTACGGAGCAATTCACCGTTTTGAAGGACAGGTAGCGGTCCTGAATGCCGATCTTGGCGATGGAAAGCGCGGACCGACGTATCGGTGTTTGTTCCCCGATTATCCTAACGAAATTGAAATACCGAACTGTAATGTAACGGGCGTATTGGGTGTACTGCCGGGGGTAATTGGAACCTACCAGGCTAATGAGGTAATCAAACTGATCACGGGTATCGGTAATGGGCTGACTGAACAACTGCTTATGATTGATTTACTGTCGATGAATCAGCAGAAGATAAAAACCAAACGGCGGGCCGATGCCGACGAACTGGCCCGACAAGGATTGACCTCCGCCAGTACGCGCTCGAATCCTGGCGATCTAGGCCCACAAAAAATGACCGTTCAGGAGTTGTCGGATCGCTTAGCGCTGGGTGAAGCTATGTTTCTACTGGATGTTCGTGAACGGCCCGAATATGACCTTTGCCATCTGGAAGGAGCAGTACTTATTCCCGTCGGTATGATTCCAAACAATCGCAAACGCATCCCAACCGATCGACCTGTGGTTATTTATTGCCATCATGGAATTCGTTCGGCCAATGTAGCTCAGTACCTATATGCGCAGGATGGAATGACCAATCTTTATAATCTTGATGGGGGGATCAACGCCTGGGCACGGGAGATTGAACCCGAAATGGCCGTGTACTAA